The DNA window TTGAAGAGGCAAAAAAGGTCAAGGGAATCCCGACCATAATAATAGCAAGGACAATTAAAGGCAAAGGCGTGTCGTTTATGGAAAGAAAAGTTGAATATCACGGAGCCGCGCCCAACGAGGCAGAGACAGAAAAAGCCCTTAATGAACTTGGAGGGTGCAAATGCAAATGAGCGCAAAACCCACATCAATGAGAAATACATACGGCGACACGCTGGCAAAGCTTGGCGCGACGCATAAGAATCTGGTTGTATTGGACGCGGACCTTGCAAAGTCCACGCAGACCGCGCGTTTTGGAAAAGTTTATCCTGAAAGATTTTTTGATATGGGAATCGCGGAACAGGATTTAATGGGAACAGCCGCGGGCCTTGCGGCATCCGGAATGTCCGTTTTTGCTTCCACCTTTGCCATGTTCGGTTCCGGAAGGCCATGGGAACAGATAAGAAATTCCATCTGCTATCCGAACTTACCTGTAAAAATAGCTGTGACGCACGCGGGAATATCCGTGGGCGAAGACGGCCCCACGCACCAGGCGTGCGAGGACATTGCCATAATGAGGGCAATACCTAATATGAAAGTAATTGCGCCGGCCGACTCTGTTGAAGCGGAAAAAATAGTTGAATACCTTGCGGATTATTACGATTCGCCGGTGTATTTAAGGCTGGCAAGGATGAACACGCCGGTGGTATTTGATTCAAATTATAAGTTTGAATTTGGAAAAGGAATAATCGCGGAAGAAGGCAAAGATATAACCGTTATCAGCACCGGTGTTATGTTGTTCAAAGCGCTTGAAGCGAATAAGCTGCTTGCGTCAGAAGGTATATCCGCGGAGATAATACACATGCCGTCAATTAAACCCATAGACGCGAAGATGATTATTCAGTCCGCGGGAAAGACGCGCAATGTGATAACAATAGAAGAACACAGCATAATAGGCGGGCTTGGTTCCGCCGTGTGTGAAGTGCTTTCGGAAAATCTGCCTGTAAGGGTAAAAAGAATAGGTATGATGGACATGTTCGCGGAATCCGGCGAACCGGAAGCATTATTTAATAAATACGGTTTATCAGGCAATAATATAGCTGCAGAAGCAAAAAAACTGCTTAACAGATAAAATAGAAATAATTATATAAGGAGGAAATTTGATGAGAAAGATTCAGTTTGTTGCTGCTTTAACATTCGCGTTATTAATCCTTGCGGTATGGCAGATATGGCCGCCGCTGGACGTAAAGGACGCGGAAGGAAATGTCACTAAAAAAGGAAGTATAAAACTTGGGCTTGACCTTCAGGGCGGCATGCTTTTAAAGCTTGCCGTGGATGAAACCAAGCTGCCGGAAAACATAAAACTTGAAGAAGCCGTGTCGCGTGCCCTTGAAATTTTAAGGAACAGGATTGACGCGCTTGGAGTGGCAGAACCTTTAATTCAAAGGGAAGGCGATAAGTATATTGTTATCCAGCTTCCGGGTATTAAAGATACAAACCGCGCGCTTGATATCATAGGCAAGACCGCGCTTCTTGAATTCAAGCTTGTAAGTGAAAGGTATAAAGTAACGGAAATGACGGATGTTGACGGAAATATTGACCCTGCAAAAGTACCGGCAGAAGTAATGGTGCTGGAAGGCAAGGAAGGCGAACGCTATGTTATAGAAAAAAAAGATTTAATTACCGGTGCTGACCTTGTTGACGCGAAAGTGCAGATGGGACAGTACGGAGAGCCTGTTGTAGGATTTAAATTATCACCCGCGGGCGGCAGAAAGTTTGCCGAAATCACGGGCGACAATGTAAACCGAAACCTGGCAATTGTACTGGATGATAAAGTATATTCCGCGCCTGTTATCAAAAGCAGGATAAGCGGCGGCGAAGGCGTTATAGAAGGCAACTTTACAATTGATACTTCAAGGGACCTTGCGCTTATATTAAGGGCCGGCGCCCTGCCTGCCCCTGTCAAGATTGTCAACAAGCAGATAATAGGGCCTTCAATGGGAGCCGACGCTGTTAAAAAAGGTATGATGTCCATGTTTATCGGCGCGATATTGGTTTTAGTTTTCATGGCAATTTATTATGGAATGTCGGGTATCATAGCTGATTTCGCGCTTGCCCTTAATGTTATTTTCATTTTTGGCGTGCTTGCCGCGCTTGACGCCACGCTTACGCTTCCGGGTATCGCGGGTATTACGCTTACTTTGGGTATGGCGGTTGACTCTAATATTTTAATACTTGAAAGAATCAGGGAAGAACTAAGAACAGGAAAGACAATCAGGGCGGCCATTGACGCGGGTTACAATAGGGCGCTTTGGACTATCATTGACTCTCACGTGACTTCGCTTATCACTGCGGCGATATTGTTCCAGTTTGGCACCGGCCCTATCAGGGGATTTGCGGTTACCATGTTCTGGGGTATTACCATAAGCCTCTTCACGGCATTCTTTGTTACAAAGTCTGTTTTTGATTTAAGAAAAAATTATAAAACCTTAAGTATATAAAGGAGTATGAAAAATGATTGAATTGATAAAAAACACAAAGTTTGATTTTATCGGAAAAAGAAAGATCGCGTATGTAATCTCCGCGATACTTCTGCTTAACGGCCTGTTTGGTATTTTTAAGGTTATTACCGGTACCGCGAATATGGGGCTTGATTTTACCGGCGGTTCCACTGTGCAGGTTAAGTTCAGCGCGCCGATGACGGTGGGCACGATAAGGGATGTAATGACTAAAAATGATTTCAGTAAAGCGGTTATTCAGCAGGTGGGCGGCGCTGACAGTAATGAGTTTATGATAAGGATAGGGGTAAAAGACGCGGAAGCAGGACAGGCGGAACAGAAAATTGTGTCCGCGCTTGCCGCAGGGACAGGCGACAAGGCAATTACCGTATCCGGTACAAGTGAAGTGGGGCCTGTAGTATCTTCACAGCTTAAAGAGAAAGCTTTTCTTGCTGTATTCTGGGCGCTTGTGGGTATACTTATATATATATGGATAAGGTTCAAGTTTAAATTCGCGGTAGCGGCCACACTTGCAACTTTCCATGATGTTATTGTTGTTATAGGTATACTTGTCCTGTTTAATAAAGAAATTGACCTTCTGGTTGTAACAGCGCTTTTAACCCTTGCGGGTTATTCGCTGACAGATACGGTTGTTGTATTTGACAGAATAAGGGAAAACATGAAAAACATCCTTAAACAGCCTTTAAATGAAATAATGAATTCCAGCATAAACCAGGTTCTAAGCAGAAGCGTAATAACCGCTTTAACAACCATGTTTGTGGCGGCAGCGCTTTTATTTTATGGCGGCAGCGTGCTCTTTAACTTTTCTTTTTCGTTTGTAATCGGAATAGTGCTTGGTGTTTATTCTTCGGTATTTGTGGCAAGCCCCATGGTATATGACTGGGAAATGTTTGAGAAAAAACACAGGACGGTAAAATAAAAGCGGCTTGCTTTGCCGCTTAAAGGGCTTTGACCGTGCAGATATTTATTATAGCTATTTTGCTTATAATGCAGCCGGCTGTTTATTTTATAAATAACAGCCGCGCTGCTTTTCTTTTTCTGGCGGCATGCAGCGCCGGAATTTTCGCGTGCATGCGGTCAATGGGAATTGACGCGGGGGCTTCCATGATATTTGCTTTCTTTTCTTTTGCCGCTGATCTTTTAATTTTTCGGTGCGACGAAAAATCACCCTGGAGTTTCCGGGATATTCTGCCGTTTCTGCTGTCAGCCGCTGTCATTGTATTTGCGATTTACAGGGGTGCTGCCGGTTTTTTTGCCGGTTATGTCACATTAAGCGGTAATATTCTTTCATCATCGCTGGTGTTTTTATGCCTGTATTCAGCCGGAATGCTGATTAATACTTTAAGGAGTAAAGAATAATGGCTGTTTTTATTGTTATTTTGACGGCTGCAGCCGTGATAAGCGTATATTTTCTTTTTTATAAAGGCGATAAAAAAGGTTTTCTTATTATGTCCGCGCTTATGCTTAAAGCGGGGATTATTTATCTTATACTGGGCGGCGGTATGGCTGTGCAGTATACAGTATTTCTGGCGGGGGTTTTATTCTGTTTTTATTTTATGGCATCAGCGGGCGGCGTTGTGAAAATAAAAAAAGAGTATTATCTGGCTGCGGGCGTCCTGCTTGTGTCGCTTATTTTTTTTAACGGATGCGCGGGCAAGCCGGAAATGCCGGCGGTCACGGGTGAAATTAAACTTGAATTTACCCCGGGTGAAGTTTACGTGTCGCAGGATGATGAACTTATTGTGGGCAGCCTGACCGGAAATACTGTTAAGGTTTTTGGCGGAGATTTGAAGGAAAAATATAAGTTTCAGGCGGGAGGGTATCCCTGCGATATAATAAAACAGGATAAAAAAATAATATCCGCTGACAGGCTGTCCGGAACGGTAACGGTTTATGATACCGTAACAAAAGAAACATACAGTATATCCACCGAAGGGCAGTTTCCTGCCGCGGTTGTATATGACGCTAAAAAAGGGCTTATTTATGCCGCCAACATGGGTTCTTCCAGGATATCCGTGATAGATATCGCGCAGAAAAAAGTGACGGGCAAAATAGAATCGGGCAGATGGCCTTCGGCTCTGTTTTTATCGCCTGACGGTAAGTATCTGTACATTACCTGCAAATACACAAATACAATAGAAGTGGCGGAAACGGAGAAAAGGCAGATTGTTTTTACAAGGGCGCAGACGGGTACGTCGCCTGTGGCGCTGCTGCAGCTGAATAAAAAAGAGCTTGCTGTTGTAAATGAATGGGAATATTCATATAACGGAAAAGGCAGCGTTACTGTATTTGATATGGCGCGATACAGGATTACGGAAAGCATTATTGTTCCGGGCGGCCCTTCGGCAGGGGCGGTTTCCAGAAGCAGAAGGCACATCTTTTTAAGTGTACCTTTAAAAGATGAAGTGGTATCGGTGAATGTTAAAACGGGACAGGCAGAGCATACAATGAAATTTGACGCAGGAACCCTTCCCGGCAATATGGCATTTTCAAAAGACGGAAGAAAACTTTTTGTGGCGTCAAGAAAAGATAATAAAATTGTGATAATACAGGTCAACGGGCTGATATGACGTTTATAGAACGGTATCTTATTTTTCTGCCGCTTATTATTATGTTTTCCGGTTTTTTAATAAGCGTAATGAACGCTAAAATCATGCAAAAAGCGCAAAGCGCTTTTTTTGCGGCCGCGGGAATAATTGCCGCTTATGCGGTGCTGTATACCGCGGGTGCGGACGCTGTTTTCGCGCGTTTTTCACTTTCGTCCATGTCCGCGTCTGCCGCGTGTGTGCTTTTAATAATGGCGGTTCTGTCGGGAAGTAAAGATATAAAAGCCATGTTTCTATTTATGTTTTGCGTTATGGTATCGTTAAATACGCAGACACCTGCTTTAAAAGCTGCGGCTTTTGCCGGAGCGGGTTTTGCGCTTTTATACGCGTCAGGAATTAACAGGGAACTTTCAGCGCAGAAAGCTTTTTATTCTGCCGCTTGCGTGCTGTTTTTAAGCGCGGGTAATACCGTATTTTTTCAAAGTATGGGTTTCTTTTTCGCGCTTGCTTCTTCCAATAGCGCGCTTTTAAGCAATAAAAACGGTTTAACGGAAAAAGGGGCAAAGCCCGAAATGTTAATGGGTATTTATTTTGAACTGATAACCTTAACCGCGCTGGCGGGCCTGCTTAACCCTTATGCGATAGCCGGCGCGCTTATATTTTTTATGGCGGTATCTGTTTACAATACAATCACGCAGGAAAACCGCGGTGAATTCTTCTTTGCGGGGTCAGTGTCAATCCTGTTTTTATTCATGTTTGGAATACTTTTTACCAAAGGCGCGGGTTTAATGTTAAAAGGCGCCGGCGTATATTATGTTCTGATATTTGCCGCTTTTGCGCTTTTAAGCAGGCATAAAGATGCTTCGGGCAATGTAACACAGCTGAAATTCAGGCCGGATGAAATTGTTAAACCGGCGCTTCCTGTAATTATTTCTTTTTTAACCCTGGCAGCGGAAATTTTTGCCTTAAGCGTGATTTTTTTATTTCCTCCGCGGAATCAGTTTCTTCAGATGGCGGGGTATGTTGGAGCGGCTTTATTTTTGGTGAGCGCTGTAAATAATCTTATAATAATACTTGGGGTAATTTCTAAACTTAACCCCGGTTTTATAAAAAATATTTTTATTTCGGCGGATACCTTTAAATTTTTGTTTGTTTCTGTTTCGTTTATCTTTATTTTATACCGCGGAGGGGTGTTGTGAACATGTCGGGAATGCTGATATTCGCCTCTGCGGGCGCGGTTTTTGCAATAGCGGGCGCGGCGGGCGCCGTGCCTGCGGTGTTTTTTGCCGCGTCAGCCGCTGTTATATGCGGGCTGGTATTTGTGTTTTTTGAAGGTGATGACAAATGAACTTGTTATATTTCTTTTCGGTATTTATACTGTTGATAATTCTGTTTTGCATAAGGCAGCTTGGGACGGGGTTTAAGAAGCGTTTTTTAATAAATGATTATGTGCTGACGGTAATTACCGCCGGAATTTTTGCGCTATATTTTACCGGGCAAAGCGCTTATGCGGCTGCTGTATATTCTTTCATTTTCTGCGCGGGCGTTATATTTATTGCCGGTAAAAATGGTGAAAATGAATCAAATGTTTTTATCGCTTTATTGGCGGTAAGCGCTCAGGCCGGTGCGGCATATTATGGAGGCGCGGGGGTTATGGCAGCGTTTATAATTCTGCCTGCCGGTATAATATCCACTGTCTGTTTTGCTTTGCTGGCACAAAACGCGGATAAGAATTTAAACAGTGAAATAACTAAAATATTGATGTATCTGTGGCCTGTGTTTTCTGTTTCAATACCCGCGGCAGGGGAGGCAGTTTTAACTGTTGTAATATCAGCGGTTTTTTATTTTGTACTTTTCCATTATATAAAACTGAAATCAGGTTATTCGCAGCGTATTGGTGCTATATTATTCTTCATTTTTTCGCTTCAGGCGTTGCTGATAATGGTTTTGAAAGGCGTTGCTAATTTTTAAATAGGCTTCAATTTATTAGATAGAGTTAATATGGCCTGCCTATAGAACGTTTCATAATAAAACAAACAAAAAAATAGCATGTTTCAAAATGAAACGCTATTTCTTCTTATCAGAAATAAAACCTTTATAAAATAAGGCAAAAAATTCCGGCATAGCAATTGCTATATATAATAAATGGAAGGATTACAATATTTGATTTTGAACTCTGGAAAAGGAGATGGATAAGATGGGAAAAGTTATCGGAATTGACCTTGGTACCACTAATTCTTGCGTTGCGGTAATGGAAGGAAAAGAACCAAAAGTAATTGTAAATGCGGAAGGCAACAGAACTACGCCGTCGGTTGTGGGTTTTTCAAAAGACGGGGGAAGGGTGGTAGGGCTGCCGGCAAAAAGGCAGGCGGTTGCCAATCCGGAAAATACAATTTTTTCCATCAAGCGTTTTATGGGAAGAAAGCATTCTGAAGTTGGAACGGAAACCAAAGAAGTTCCTTTCCACATAGTCGCGGCAAACAACGGCGACGCGCATGCTGAAGTAATGGGCAAACGTTACAGCCCGCCGGAAATTTCCGCAATGGTGCTTGCAAAGCTTAAAGCCGACGCTGAAAGTTATCTTGGCGAAACTGTAACGCAGGCGGTTATTACGGTGCCGGCGTATTTCAACGATTCGCAGCGTCAGGCTACAAAGGACGCGGGTAAAATTGCGGGCCTGGAAGTATTAAGGATAATTAACGAACCCACCGCGGCTTCTCTTGCTTACGGGCTTGATAAGGCAAAAAATGAAAAGATAGCCGTATATGACCTTGGCGGCGGAACTTTTGATATTTCAATTCTTGAAATAGGCGACGGTGTATTTGAAGTTAAGTCCACAAACGGCGACACGCATCTTGGCGGCGATGACTTTGACCAGGCGATAATGAACTGGATTGCCGAAGAATTTAAAAAAGAAAACGGAATAGATTTAAGGACAGACAGGATGTCCCTGCAGAGATTAAAAGAAGCCGCGGAACGCGCCAAGATAGAGCTTTCATCCACCATGCAGACAGAAATTAACCTTCCTTTTATAACAGCTGACGCAAGCGGGCCAAAGCACCTTGTTATGACAATGACAAGGTCAAAGCTGGAACAGCTTGTGGGTAATTTGGTTGAAAGGACTGTTCAGCCGGTTAAAGACGCGCTTCGCGATGCCGGAATGGAAGCCAAAGACATAGATGAAGTGGTGCTTGTGGGCGGAATGACAAGGATGCCCGCGGTACAGGAAATAGTAAAGAAACTTTTCGGTAAAGACCCGCATAAAGGCGTAAACCCGGATGAAGTCGTGGCGATAGGCGCTGCCATTCAGGCGGGCGTGCTTCAGGGAGAGGTTAAAGACGTGCTTCTGCTTGATGTTACCCCTCTTTCGCTTGGCATTGAAACGCTTGGCGGTGTTTTCACCAGGCTTATTGACAGGAATACCACGATTCCCACAAAAAAATCGGAAGTGTTTTCCACCGCTGCTGATAACCAGACCAGCGTGGAAATACACGTGCTTCAGGGCGAGCGCGACATGGCGTCCGGAAACAAGACAATAGGCCGTTTTCATCTTGACGGCATCCCGCCGGCGCCGCGCGGAATTCCGCAGATTGAAGTTGCGTTTGACATTGACGCCAACGGCATAATCAATGTTTCCGCAAAGGACATGGCGACCAATAAGCAGCAGAAGATAACCATTACGGCGTCTTCCGGGCTTAACAAGGATGAAATTGAAAACATTGTAAAAGACGCGGAAGCGCACAGGTCTGAAGACCAGAAAAAGAAAGAGGCTATTGACACAAAAAATCAGGCTGAATCGCTTGCGTATAACGTGGAAAAATCTCTTAAAGAAGCCGGCGATAAAGTGACAGAACAGGAAAAGAAAGACATAGAGGCCGCGGTGGCATCGCTTAAAGAAAAAGTTAAAAACGAAGCTTCTTCGGAAGACCTGAAAAAATCAATGGAAGAACTTACCAATAAGTTCCATACTGTGGCGCAGAAGATGTACGCGGGCGCACAGCCCGGAGCAGCCGGAGCACCAGGAGCTGAAACCGGAGCTGCAGGAGCAGAAGGCACAGGCGAAAAGAAAGACAAAGACGGTGTTGTTGACGCGGAATATGAAGTTGTGGATGAAGACAAAAAGAAAAAATAGATTTTAATAAAAATTTAAAGGAGGAAACAGAATTATGAAATTAAGGCCGCTTGGGAATCACATCATTGTAAAACCGCTTGAAGAAGAAGAAACAAAGAAAGGCGGAATTATCATTCCGGACACAGCAAAAGAGAAACCTTCAAAGGGCGAAGTTGTTGAAGCAGGCCCGGGAGCAATTATGGAAGACGGAAAAAGGAAGCCTATGGACCTTAAAAAGGGCGACAAAGTCCTTTATTCCAAGTACGGCGGAACAGAAATAAAAATGGATGACAAGGAATATCTTGTAATGACAGACGAAGACGTGCTGGCTGTAATAGAGTAATTAACGATAACAAATTAAAAAATAAAACATTTAATACAGGAGGAAACAGAAAGATGGCAAAACAGATGAAGTTCGGAGAAGACGCAAGAAGGTCCATAAAGGCCGGTATTGACAAAGTGGCCAACGCTGTAAAAGTGACGCTTGGGCCAAGGGGACGCAATGTGGTTCTTGATAAAAAGTACGGCTCGCCTACCATTACAAATGACGGCGTGACCATAGCAAAAGAAGTTGACCTGGAAGACCCTTTTGAAAATATGGGCGCTCAGCTTATTAAAGAAGTTGCAAGCAAAACGTCAGATAACGCCGGCGACGGCACCACGACAGGCACTGTGTTAACACAGGCTATCTTCACAGAAGGGCTTAAGAACATCACAGCGGGAACAAATCCCATGCCGGTTAAAAGGGGAATTGAAAAGGCATCGGCCGCGGTTATCGCGGAACTGAAAAAGATTTCAAAACCGATAAAGGATAAAAAAGAAATAGCGCAGGTTGCCACAATTTCCGCCAATAATGACAGCGAAATAGGCGAAAAGATTGCCAACGCAATGGACAAAGTTGGAAAAGACGGCGTTATAACCGTTGAAGAAGCAAAGGGAATTGAAACACACGTTGACGTGGTGGAAGGCATGCAGTTTGACCAGGGTTACGCTTCTCCGTATTTTGTGACCAATGCCGACAAGATGGTTGCGGAAATGGAAAATGCCTACATTCTTATTCATGACAAAAAGATATCAAACATGAAAGACCTGCTTCCTATACTGCAGGAAGTGGTTCAGCAGAGCAGGCCTATCCTTATAATCTCTGAAGAGGTTGAAGGCGAAGCGCTTGCGACGCTTGTTGTAAATAAAATCCGCGGCACTTTCACATGCGTTGCGGTTAAGGCGCCGGGATTCGGCGACAGAAGAAAGGCAATGCTTGAAGACATAGCCATTCTTACGGGCGGAACAGTAATAAGCGAAGAACTTGGATTAAAACTTGAAAAGGCCACAATAAAAGACCTTGGACAGGCAAAGAAAATAACAGTGGATAAAGACAATACCACAATAGTGGAAGGCGCCGGAGATAAGAAGAAAATAGACGCAAGGGCCGGACAGATTAAGAAACAGATTGAAGAAACAACTTCTGATTACGACAGGGAAAAACTTCAGGAAAGGCTTGCCAAGATAGCGGGCGGAGTTGCGGTAATTAACGTGGGCGCCGCGACAGAAACAGAGATGAAAGAAAAGAAAGCGCGCGTTGAAGACGCGCTTCACGCCACAAGGGCGGCTGTTGAAGAAGGAATAGTACCGGGCGGCGGCGTCGCGCTTTTAAGATGCTCGCAGGTGCTGGATACTTTAAACCTTTCAGACGCGGAAGAAGCAATAGGCGTGAAGATTATTAAGCAGGCGCTGGAAGCCCCTATAAGGCAGATTGCGGCCAACGCGGGTTTTGAAGGCTCCATCATTATTGACAGGGTATTAAAAGAAAAAGATTCAAGCATGGGCTTTGACGCCAATGACGGGCAGATTAAGGACCTTGTAAAGGCCGGAATTATCGACCCTACAAAGGTAACGCGCTCCGCGTTACAGAACGCAGCTTCAATCTCCGCGCTGCTGTTAACAACCGAATCAATGATAACAGACATCCCCGAGAAGAAAGAACATTCACCTATGCCGGGCGGCATGGGCGGAATGGGCGGCGGAATGGATATGATGTAAGCGGAACGCTTGCCGAAGCAAAGCCGAAAGGCTGCAGCTGAGGCTTAGCGGCGCTTACTCAGGTGGAATGCCGAAGGCTGACGCCTGAGTTAATGAAATAGATTTTATTTATCCCCGGAGCCATTATAATTAACTTATGGCGAAGCGGGATGGTTTAAAAGATTACATATTGCTGACCGCGGCCTTGAAAAAGGCCGCGGCATGCAATGTGCAGTCGTTCTATTTTGTGTTCTTTGATAAATATTTAAGTGTAATAATTACACGCGCCGGATATATTTTTTTATGCCTCCTGCAAATTGGTATGCTTGCAGTCATGAAAGCTTGAAAATTTCAGTAAGTTTATTCGTTGGCATACGCTTACTCCCGACAGGTACGGATTTGCCGGCGCTGCATTAAATCCGGATTTCGGGGGATACAGGGAACTTGGGCAGGAGTCATAAAAAAATACACCCGGCGCGTGTTTAAGTTTTATTTTAATGTATACTTTTTGTATTACGGCATTTACACCACGGTTTTATCAGGGCGAAGTTTGTACTTTAAGACAGGCGCAAATTCAGAAAGAAAAGGTGTCTTATATGCAGTTAAAAGATTATTATAAAGTGCTTGGGTTAACCGACAAAGCTGGCGATGATGATATAAAAAAAGCATTCCGCCAGCTTGCAAAAAAATATCATCCTGACGCGCATCCCGGCGACAAAGCCGCGGAAGAGCGCTTTAAAGAGATAAGTGAAGCGTATGAAGTGCTTTCCAACACTGAAAAAAAAGCTCAGTATGAAAAATTAAAACAGGCGCAGGCGGGCGGCTATGATTTTTCCAATATGGGACGCGGCGGACAGAATGGTAATTATCAGGGGAATGTGGATTTTTCATCAATTTTTGGCGATATGTTCGGGCAGAACCGCTCCGGCGGATTTTCTGATATTTTTGATATGTTCTTTGAAAACGGGCAGCGAGGCAGAGGGCAAAGCCGCGGCAGGTCAGCCGCCCCGCAAAAAGGCGATGATGTAAACATAAGAATAAAAATTCCTTTTGACCTGTCTTTAAAAGGCGGCGAAACTATTGTAAAAGTACCCCGTGCTTCGCAGTGCACATTGTGCGGCGGCACCGGTGCTGCGCCCGGCACAGGCGTGCAGCAGTGCCCCACATGCAATGGCAGCGGAAGCATACATTTTTCACAGGGCGGTTTTATGATAAATAAACCCTGCCCCAATTGTGACGGAAGAGGCACCGTGATTAAAACCCCATGCATAAAATGCGCCGGTACGGGCAGTGAAAAAGAGATAGAAAAAATAAGGATAAAAATACCGCAGGGCGTGACTGACGGGACAAAGTTAAAAATAAGCGGGCACGGCGATTATGGCAAAGGCGGCCGCGGTGATTTGTATGTGATTTTTGGCGTTGAAGAAAGCGCGCAGTTTGAACGCAGGGGCGACGACCTTTATTACGGCGCGTCAATAAATCTTGCGCAGGCGGCTTTGGGTTCAGAAATTGAAATACCTCTTACGGACGGCGCGGTAAAGGTAAAAATTCCCGCAGGCACTCAGCCGGGGTCGGCGCAAAAAATAAAAGGAAAGGGCGCCAAGAATATAAAGACGGGTAAAAACGGCGACCTTATTATTGTTATAAACGTGGAAATTCCCTTGAAGTTAAATGATAAAGAAAAAAAGCTTATACAGGAACTTGCAAAATTAAAAGATATGAAGTACTGAAAACGCTTAAGGGGAGAGGCCATGATAGAACTTGTCAATGTAAGCAAAAAATTCGGCGGTAAAACTGTGGTGGATGGCGTCACCTTTACCGTTAACAAGGGTGAAATTATAGGTTTTCTTGGGCCTAACGGCGCGGGCAAAACCACCACTATGAGGATGATTACAGGTTTTTTTCCGCCGTCAGCGGGAACTGTAAAAGTGGCGGGTTATGATATCACCAAAGAACCCATAAAGGTAAAAGAGCAGATTGGATACATGCCTGAAAACGTACCGCTTTACAAAGAGTTGTCTGTAAGTGATTATTTGAAATTTATAGCTGATATAAAA is part of the Candidatus Goldiibacteriota bacterium genome and encodes:
- a CDS encoding beta-propeller fold lactonase family protein yields the protein MAVFIVILTAAAVISVYFLFYKGDKKGFLIMSALMLKAGIIYLILGGGMAVQYTVFLAGVLFCFYFMASAGGVVKIKKEYYLAAGVLLVSLIFFNGCAGKPEMPAVTGEIKLEFTPGEVYVSQDDELIVGSLTGNTVKVFGGDLKEKYKFQAGGYPCDIIKQDKKIISADRLSGTVTVYDTVTKETYSISTEGQFPAAVVYDAKKGLIYAANMGSSRISVIDIAQKKVTGKIESGRWPSALFLSPDGKYLYITCKYTNTIEVAETEKRQIVFTRAQTGTSPVALLQLNKKELAVVNEWEYSYNGKGSVTVFDMARYRITESIIVPGGPSAGAVSRSRRHIFLSVPLKDEVVSVNVKTGQAEHTMKFDAGTLPGNMAFSKDGRKLFVASRKDNKIVIIQVNGLI
- the secF gene encoding protein translocase subunit SecF; this translates as MIELIKNTKFDFIGKRKIAYVISAILLLNGLFGIFKVITGTANMGLDFTGGSTVQVKFSAPMTVGTIRDVMTKNDFSKAVIQQVGGADSNEFMIRIGVKDAEAGQAEQKIVSALAAGTGDKAITVSGTSEVGPVVSSQLKEKAFLAVFWALVGILIYIWIRFKFKFAVAATLATFHDVIVVIGILVLFNKEIDLLVVTALLTLAGYSLTDTVVVFDRIRENMKNILKQPLNEIMNSSINQVLSRSVITALTTMFVAAALLFYGGSVLFNFSFSFVIGIVLGVYSSVFVASPMVYDWEMFEKKHRTVK
- a CDS encoding transketolase family protein, with product MRNTYGDTLAKLGATHKNLVVLDADLAKSTQTARFGKVYPERFFDMGIAEQDLMGTAAGLAASGMSVFASTFAMFGSGRPWEQIRNSICYPNLPVKIAVTHAGISVGEDGPTHQACEDIAIMRAIPNMKVIAPADSVEAEKIVEYLADYYDSPVYLRLARMNTPVVFDSNYKFEFGKGIIAEEGKDITVISTGVMLFKALEANKLLASEGISAEIIHMPSIKPIDAKMIIQSAGKTRNVITIEEHSIIGGLGSAVCEVLSENLPVRVKRIGMMDMFAESGEPEALFNKYGLSGNNIAAEAKKLLNR
- the dnaK gene encoding molecular chaperone DnaK, which translates into the protein MGKVIGIDLGTTNSCVAVMEGKEPKVIVNAEGNRTTPSVVGFSKDGGRVVGLPAKRQAVANPENTIFSIKRFMGRKHSEVGTETKEVPFHIVAANNGDAHAEVMGKRYSPPEISAMVLAKLKADAESYLGETVTQAVITVPAYFNDSQRQATKDAGKIAGLEVLRIINEPTAASLAYGLDKAKNEKIAVYDLGGGTFDISILEIGDGVFEVKSTNGDTHLGGDDFDQAIMNWIAEEFKKENGIDLRTDRMSLQRLKEAAERAKIELSSTMQTEINLPFITADASGPKHLVMTMTRSKLEQLVGNLVERTVQPVKDALRDAGMEAKDIDEVVLVGGMTRMPAVQEIVKKLFGKDPHKGVNPDEVVAIGAAIQAGVLQGEVKDVLLLDVTPLSLGIETLGGVFTRLIDRNTTIPTKKSEVFSTAADNQTSVEIHVLQGERDMASGNKTIGRFHLDGIPPAPRGIPQIEVAFDIDANGIINVSAKDMATNKQQKITITASSGLNKDEIENIVKDAEAHRSEDQKKKEAIDTKNQAESLAYNVEKSLKEAGDKVTEQEKKDIEAAVASLKEKVKNEASSEDLKKSMEELTNKFHTVAQKMYAGAQPGAAGAPGAETGAAGAEGTGEKKDKDGVVDAEYEVVDEDKKKK
- the groES gene encoding co-chaperone GroES, which encodes MKLRPLGNHIIVKPLEEEETKKGGIIIPDTAKEKPSKGEVVEAGPGAIMEDGKRKPMDLKKGDKVLYSKYGGTEIKMDDKEYLVMTDEDVLAVIE
- the secD gene encoding protein translocase subunit SecD, which gives rise to MRKIQFVAALTFALLILAVWQIWPPLDVKDAEGNVTKKGSIKLGLDLQGGMLLKLAVDETKLPENIKLEEAVSRALEILRNRIDALGVAEPLIQREGDKYIVIQLPGIKDTNRALDIIGKTALLEFKLVSERYKVTEMTDVDGNIDPAKVPAEVMVLEGKEGERYVIEKKDLITGADLVDAKVQMGQYGEPVVGFKLSPAGGRKFAEITGDNVNRNLAIVLDDKVYSAPVIKSRISGGEGVIEGNFTIDTSRDLALILRAGALPAPVKIVNKQIIGPSMGADAVKKGMMSMFIGAILVLVFMAIYYGMSGIIADFALALNVIFIFGVLAALDATLTLPGIAGITLTLGMAVDSNILILERIREELRTGKTIRAAIDAGYNRALWTIIDSHVTSLITAAILFQFGTGPIRGFAVTMFWGITISLFTAFFVTKSVFDLRKNYKTLSI